Genomic segment of Arctopsyche grandis isolate Sample6627 chromosome 11, ASM5162203v2, whole genome shotgun sequence:
ACatccttatatatgtatatgtaggaatTCATGCAGGGTAGTTCGTGAAAGAAAGACACAACAACACTTATACGTCTTTATTATCGTCTCTAATATACAACAGTCTTGAACTGCGGATACCGGACCTGTACATACTGCTATCCTATTTCTAAAAACAGTTATGCTCGGGAATAcctatttattttcatacatcaCGCGTTCGAAAACTTaatcttacatatattcattcgGTAATCTTATTTTCAGGACAGCGCTGCATCTGCCCGACCTGGACTTCTCCCCGGGGTGCAAACTTCGCGCCAAAGAAGCCGTATCAGCGGTGCATCGCGCCACTACCCAGACCTGCAAGAGTCACATCATCAACATCACCTGCGCTTTGCAACGCGGCGACTTCTATCCCGAGACCCTGCCCGATCTCTGTCCTCGCAATAAACACCTGCCGAGACAATCACTGGGCTGCTTCCGGGACAAGAAGAACTTTAGGTTGCTCTCCGGCTACTATGCTAACTACAAAGAGACCAACGAGCCCAATCTTTGCGTCAACATGTGCCTGCAGGGAGGATTTCCATATGCCGGAGTACAATATTCGTAAGCCTAAACCGTCATTCACATCGGCAAATTGAATgaatcttattatttatttatatatagcagcagcatagatcaatggttagcgtgtaatgttttcaattatgtgtggtcacgggttcaatccctgactgtgctgctggccagactttagatatgtgactccaagtttctatcagggtttgccaatttatctgatttcattgaaacggttccaacaaattggcaaccctgtcgtATTTCTTGCGAAATTCGAGTTAGCAACATCTTGAATTCgcttatttatatgaaaaatgctaCAAATCGGATAATCGATTTTCTACTGtacttaaaatatgtaaacatattGATATAATTTCAGTACCGAATGTTTTTGCGGTGAGACTCATCCCCCATCGGCCTCAAAGCTAGCGGACACGTCTTGCAATATGAAGTGTCCAGGAAACTCGCGTCACCTCTGCGGAGGATACTTCACCATGAACGTATACCAAACTGGAATAGCCAGTGAGTATCtctatatataaatcaatttacTAATAGAGTAATTTCTGTATTAAAATCGATTGGTCAATTTCAGAATTCACACCACAAACTGCAGTAGTAACTACCGAAGAAACCACAACACCCGTcagaattgtatttttattaacattGAACGGGCGAGCCTTGAGACAAGTCAGACGACTCATAAACGTACTGTACGACGTcaaacactatttttttattcatattgacGCTGTAAGTTCATCACATACTCGGCATATTCAACGATGATATGATTTATTCAacataaatgaatttttgatttcagAGACAAGATTATCTGTATCGTGAGTTGCTACCTCTcgaaaaagaatttaaaaatattaaactcgCCAGGAAAAGGTTTGCTACGATTTGGGGCGGGGCTTCGTTGCTAGAAATGCTGCTCAATTCTATGAAAGATTTACTCTCATTCGACTGGAAGTGGGACTTTGTTATAAATCTCAGCGAAAGCGACTTTCCCGTTAAGTCTATTGAGAAATTAGAGGAATTCTTATCAGCAAACAAAGGACGCAATTTCGTTAAATCGCATGGACGTGAAGTGCAACGTTTTATCCAAAAGCAAGGCCTCGATAAGACGTTCGTCGAGTGCGACGCTCACATGTGGCGAATCGGAGATCGGAAACTTCCGTGGGGTTTGCAGATCGACGGCGGCAGTGATTGGGTAGCTTTAGATCGCAAGTTTGTCAAGTATGTGACAATGGCTCAAGACTCTCTAGTATCTGGATTGCTGATTGTCTTCAAACACACGCTCCTACCGGCCGAGTCTTTCTTTCACACAGTGCTGCGAAATTCAAAGTTTTGCGAAACGTACGTCGACAACAACCTGCACGTCACCAATTGGAAACGAAAGTTGGGATGCAAGTGTCAGTATAAGCACGTAGTAGATTGGTGTGGGTGTTCGCCGAACGATTTCCGACTCGACGACTGGCCTCGGTTGCAGGCCACCGAGCAGCGGCAACTGTTCTTCGCTCGGAAGTTCGAACCGATCATCAACCAAGCCATCATCTTGAGGGTTGAACAATGGGTGCGGGGAATAGACCAAGAACAACTGGTCAACATCGACGGATACTGGCAGAGTACGTATCATTACGTAGATCAAAGCCCACCATCAGACGACAGCCTCATaacaatagccagcagcatcACCAGACTGAACGCCAAGACCTTACACGAAGAAGGGTGCATTTTGAAACCGGGAAGTGTCAAGGAAATAACGTCGTACCATTTCGCAGATACGTTCAAAGGCAGTCTCATACAACACGAAGCTCATATAAATAGCTTTAATAGAGTCACCGTAGAAACCTGGTTCAAATATCAAcactttttacaaataaatcgaTCGTCGAAATACTTGGATCGGTTGAAGGTTTTGGCCGTCAGCACCGATTACGATCAAAAAGAGCAAGTTTTTCGTAATTTGGTTCGTGTTATGGGACCGTTCTCGGAGCCGTCGCTCATGTACCACTTCGTGCCTGGCGCCGAAGAGGCCTCGTCTTCGAATATGACATTCCTTTGGCTCGATCCAGCCGGTTATATCGCCGATGTGAGCGACGCTTATATAGACGAGGGGAATGTCATTAATTTCATCAAACCGAATTTCAAAGTGCCGCTGTTGCCGGGCGTGTGGACCGTCAAGATGTTGGACGGCAAGAGTCTCATCGCCGTCACCAAGTTCCTCATCTCGCCGTTGCAGTTCGTGTCCGGCAGCGAGATCTCGCAGCAGGAGACCGGCGTGCTGCACGGGGGATCAGCCACTGGGTACAAAGACTATGCTTCGGTCACAAAGCCTTTCAAACCGTACTTGCTGTCTGAAACAGACAAAAAGGCCGCCAGGTTAAAGTCTGACGCTAATGCTAAACGGTCCGGACCCGATTTAAAAGAGTGGATCGATAGCCTCGCCGTACAATTCTATAGTGTTTTAGGTACTTGTGTGACTTCTGATAATGATAAGAACTTGAAATGCGGCAAGGTTTCGATCGCGCCGTGCCATACGACGACGTGGAGCTCGCTGGCTCCAGATCCTAAAACTTTCGAAGGTAAAATGAAGCAGACAGTCgcaaaaaaagaatattttaactacgatataaaataattataatggaaataatttattttgatcaaattttagtcaattgtattatgtattattataaaatatacaagttTGAGTATTTAGTgccatatatatacaattttttttttattaatttatatgtatataaatttatatatacatgcattATAGGagtgttaaccttttttttgtgtattattaagaacactgagcaataaaaaaaattgctgtaATGGAGACTTATCAGTCTTTACTTCGTTAGACCTACTGAATtggaatatgacaatgatttttgttggtttcctcCCGtttaaattcgctagataattaatcataggtattttaaagcaataaaaaatcacaatcaatagaaaaaacatctgactgttGATTCCAATACTGACTTTTGtgacagcaatactagattttgagttaaccctttgagtgctgacgtctctTCAGTTGGAAGTCCGCCATTtctaactagaattatttagaaatccaatagaaagcaggtaaagaaattgtagctaatccaaacaaaccctagataactacctcagagaatttcgagttttgtaaaggtgtgatTAGACTctgtaatatatcttgcaataatataaaataaacaaaagaagtctattaataaatgtatttttccaaaactagttccatgtttttcattgttgttaaaatgtaatgctcacaatctaaattccaaacCACAATGTAAAATACTCAGTTatggatttccatcgggtaattctgctatggttattaattcagaaattccggtgtaaacgagtctttataaacgttgacaaataaaTGACACGGACTACACAACCCATgtttaatgcatttttatttcaatgctacctttaaagcttcagcaggtagtattcttgtttactttgtatatgTTCAATATACAAATCCTATTGGCGTTTTGCAGGCCCATGGAATTGTCAGCAAatcgccgatcggcgttggtcagtatTCAAAGGAGGACaaaaatcggtaaaaattgcgcatttttttaaacgctcatgaAAGAAAACCAaccaaaatcattatcatattccaATTGTAAGTCACACTTTGGAATGATTgaatagtctccgctctggcaagtaaaaaatgtgattttttgttaCTCAGTGTAATTTGCATACATATCGTAGCTTACGTTACTGTCGTAAccttataattttacatataaggATGGTatgcgtaaatattttcaataaaattatatgtagatcTTTTCAAATGTGAATATTTATCCTCATTTTTTAGTCATTTACATTGAATAATAACAGTCGCAATATTTGGTATTTGAAAagaactatatatacatacgtacatacagagAGTACTTTGATTGCACAAACTAAATTTGagctatttttttgtaaatgaacgtttaaaatcaaaatcaaactgtACTTAATTTTTGAAGGATATTTGGTGCTTTTTATTGAAAACGAACGTACGAGcatgtatgcaaattttttatgtatttaaaaaacaaaattacatatccaaatcaacaattttatattacatgtataattTGTCATACTGTGTTTACTTGTTTCTTACGAActtttataaaatgttattgcattttatttcttatcaattattatttcaaaataaataaataaaaaagaaacaaacgAATTCAATTGTATTTCACAAGTCGTTTTattattcgaaaaaaatttaaaaacatcaaataaatacgtaaaatttttgttatgtacatgtaaaataaataagcgtTATTTCATAAGCATGATTTGCTGTTTGGCAATGTTACATATTGTATAGAAATCTTCGCCGATGTGCGATCGCCAATACCGACAGCGACCCCACACGATAGCCGGATAATTCGGCGAGCTGATCCCCTGCAGGATGCGAGCTATAGCCCTGCCGGTGAACGAGCAATCTCTATACGTGGAAATCAAACCGCGAACGTCGACCATAATTTGAGTCCGATTCGCCGACTCATCGCCATTCAATTCCTCAAATTCAGCTTTCAAATGCGTATCGGCAGTAAAATACTCCCTAATTTGACACTTCAAAACATTCGAGCGCTCGATATAACTAGACTCCAAATTCAAATCGCaacactcatatatatttttaa
This window contains:
- the oxt gene encoding xylosyltransferase oxt, encoding MAVSSAAGAAARRLGLCRTCALLAAAALCAQLLLALHFLSLTPPAEPGAPRPPLAPLPEPQDAGVSAARAPDAPSDDEDTRLGAKSLSRTALHLPDLDFSPGCKLRAKEAVSAVHRATTQTCKSHIINITCALQRGDFYPETLPDLCPRNKHLPRQSLGCFRDKKNFRLLSGYYANYKETNEPNLCVNMCLQGGFPYAGVQYSTECFCGETHPPSASKLADTSCNMKCPGNSRHLCGGYFTMNVYQTGIAKFTPQTAVVTTEETTTPVRIVFLLTLNGRALRQVRRLINVLYDVKHYFFIHIDARQDYLYRELLPLEKEFKNIKLARKRFATIWGGASLLEMLLNSMKDLLSFDWKWDFVINLSESDFPVKSIEKLEEFLSANKGRNFVKSHGREVQRFIQKQGLDKTFVECDAHMWRIGDRKLPWGLQIDGGSDWVALDRKFVKYVTMAQDSLVSGLLIVFKHTLLPAESFFHTVLRNSKFCETYVDNNLHVTNWKRKLGCKCQYKHVVDWCGCSPNDFRLDDWPRLQATEQRQLFFARKFEPIINQAIILRVEQWVRGIDQEQLVNIDGYWQSTYHYVDQSPPSDDSLITIASSITRLNAKTLHEEGCILKPGSVKEITSYHFADTFKGSLIQHEAHINSFNRVTVETWFKYQHFLQINRSSKYLDRLKVLAVSTDYDQKEQVFRNLVRVMGPFSEPSLMYHFVPGAEEASSSNMTFLWLDPAGYIADVSDAYIDEGNVINFIKPNFKVPLLPGVWTVKMLDGKSLIAVTKFLISPLQFVSGSEISQQETGVLHGGSATGYKDYASVTKPFKPYLLSETDKKAARLKSDANAKRSGPDLKEWIDSLAVQFYSVLGTCVTSDNDKNLKCGKVSIAPCHTTTWSSLAPDPKTFEGKMKQTVAKKEYFNYDIK